A portion of the Arcobacter arenosus genome contains these proteins:
- a CDS encoding aminotransferase class I/II-fold pyridoxal phosphate-dependent enzyme translates to MNNLKQFSHGGDIKKFSSKMNIKEEDIIDLSSNINFLKPKIKSDFNNLDISSYPSYEKLYEILAKKYSVKASELEIFNGGSSAIFSFFKETKIKECVIYSPAYLEYKKAAKVFNIKTTFINRFSDENPTIKENSLVIFVNPSTPDGRFYNLNDLLKIWIEKNCTIFIDESFLEFSQKTSISNMINKYKKLYVLKSLTKFYSSAGIRLGIILSNKKNILKIKEKEPIWKISEFDQTYIKEVLKDKKFIKKTIKKTNKSKDYTLKNLDKIDLIKEIFHSDANFLLLKLNNIKVSFLQEELAKYKIMIRDCSNFDFLDESFVRIAIKEKDKMKLFIKALKYIQKKIK, encoded by the coding sequence TTGAATAATCTAAAACAATTTTCTCATGGTGGGGATATAAAAAAATTTTCAAGTAAAATGAATATTAAAGAAGAAGATATTATTGATTTATCTTCAAATATAAATTTTTTAAAACCAAAAATAAAATCTGATTTTAATAATTTGGATATCTCTTCTTACCCATCTTATGAAAAACTATACGAAATTTTAGCAAAAAAATATAGTGTAAAAGCTTCAGAACTTGAAATATTTAATGGAGGAAGTTCTGCTATATTTTCTTTTTTTAAAGAAACAAAAATAAAAGAGTGTGTAATTTATTCTCCAGCATATTTAGAGTATAAAAAAGCGGCAAAAGTATTTAATATTAAAACAACTTTTATTAATCGATTTAGTGACGAAAATCCTACAATAAAAGAAAACTCTTTAGTAATATTTGTAAATCCATCAACACCCGATGGAAGATTTTATAATCTTAATGATTTACTAAAAATATGGATTGAAAAAAACTGTACAATATTTATAGATGAATCTTTCTTAGAGTTTTCACAAAAAACTTCTATCTCTAATATGATAAATAAATATAAAAAACTTTATGTACTAAAATCTCTTACAAAGTTTTATAGTTCGGCTGGTATTAGACTTGGAATTATCTTATCAAATAAAAAAAATATTTTAAAAATAAAAGAGAAAGAACCTATTTGGAAGATTTCTGAATTTGATCAAACATATATAAAAGAGGTTTTAAAAGATAAAAAGTTTATAAAAAAAACAATAAAAAAGACAAATAAATCAAAAGATTACACATTGAAAAATTTAGATAAAATAGATTTGATAAAAGAGATTTTCCACTCAGATGCAAACTTTTTACTTTTAAAACTTAATAATATAAAAGTAAGTTTCTTACAAGAAGAATTGGCTAAATACAAAATTATGATAAGGGATTGCTCAAACTTTGATTTTTTAGATGAAAGTTTTGTAAGAATTGCGATAAAAGAAAAAGATAAAATGAAACTTTTTATTAAAGCTTTAAAATATATTCAAAAAAAGATTAAATAG
- a CDS encoding phosphotransferase → MGIKTKITIDDIDTNFNISSLKETLDGNSDTVYILDENYILKIYEDSYFKIEHEEKVLNLCKELKVPKVIHKFNIKGKNAIIFNKAIGQSLKIANKNHLFQIATFLKNFHNITKNKSFNTSYSYDKKYLENLIKQSKNEYFEKWYLNLDVKLKNDGIIHGDLFIDNAMFYEDKLSCVFDFSDSCSGDFLFDLAVVALSWCQTIDDIKVLINYYDKSLDLNIFLEYVKYASLFYCAKRVTENRSFDDIDYFKKFQ, encoded by the coding sequence ATGGGTATTAAAACAAAAATTACTATTGATGATATAGATACAAACTTTAATATTTCATCTTTAAAAGAGACTTTAGATGGAAATAGTGACACTGTTTATATTTTAGATGAAAATTATATATTAAAAATATATGAAGATAGCTATTTTAAAATTGAACATGAAGAAAAAGTTTTAAATCTTTGCAAAGAGTTAAAAGTTCCTAAGGTTATACATAAATTTAATATAAAAGGTAAAAATGCAATCATATTCAATAAAGCTATTGGACAAAGTCTAAAAATAGCAAATAAAAACCATCTTTTTCAAATAGCTACTTTTTTAAAGAATTTTCATAATATCACAAAAAATAAATCTTTTAATACAAGTTACTCTTATGATAAAAAATATTTAGAAAATTTAATTAAACAATCTAAAAATGAATATTTTGAAAAATGGTATTTAAATTTAGATGTAAAATTAAAAAATGATGGAATAATTCATGGGGATTTATTTATAGATAATGCTATGTTTTATGAAGATAAACTAAGTTGTGTTTTTGATTTTAGTGATTCTTGTAGTGGTGATTTTCTTTTTGATTTGGCCGTAGTTGCACTATCTTGGTGCCAAACCATTGATGACATAAAGGTATTGATTAATTATTATGATAAATCATTAGATTTAAATATCTTTTTAGAATATGTAAAATATGCATCTTTATTTTATTGTGCTAAAAGAGTTACAGAAAATAGAAGTTTTGATGATATAGACTATTTTAAAAAGTTTCAATGA
- the bluB gene encoding 5,6-dimethylbenzimidazole synthase, whose translation MKEFNSKDIEVLKKIIKNRRDIRGNRFLDKPINKEILEDILDAANSAPSVGFSQPWKFIIIEDEETKNRIYNNFIKENNKAKKIFKDKELYPKLKLEGIKESFINIAVFYEKNHKDILGQTSQKRVGEYSVVCAIQNIWLMARAYNIGLGWVSILKPKKVKKILGIGKDKKLIAYLTLGYVSEFLEEPELLKLNWEKKKELKDIVI comes from the coding sequence TTGAAAGAATTTAATTCAAAAGATATTGAGGTTCTTAAAAAAATCATCAAAAATAGACGAGATATTAGAGGTAATAGGTTTTTAGATAAACCAATAAACAAAGAGATTTTAGAAGATATTTTAGATGCCGCGAATTCAGCTCCTTCAGTAGGTTTTTCTCAACCATGGAAATTTATTATAATTGAAGATGAAGAAACTAAAAATAGAATCTATAATAATTTTATAAAAGAAAACAATAAAGCAAAAAAAATATTTAAAGATAAAGAATTATATCCGAAGCTAAAACTAGAAGGTATAAAAGAATCTTTTATAAATATTGCAGTTTTTTATGAAAAAAATCATAAAGATATTTTAGGACAAACAAGCCAAAAAAGAGTAGGTGAGTATTCTGTGGTTTGTGCAATACAAAATATATGGCTTATGGCAAGGGCATATAATATTGGACTTGGATGGGTATCTATTTTAAAACCTAAAAAAGTAAAAAAGATACTAGGAATTGGAAAAGATAAAAAACTAATTGCATACCTAACTTTGGGTTATGTAAGTGAGTTTTTAGAAGAACCAGAGTTATTAAAACTTAATTGGGAAAAGAAAAAAGAATTAAAAGATATTGTAATTTAG